A window of Candidatus Sulfotelmatobacter sp. genomic DNA:
ACATCTTGCGCGACGAGGGCGTCGCGGCCGACCACAGCATCACGGCGACGTCGGGCTGCTGACATGGTGACCGCGGTCTCGCTGCTGATCGTGCTGGCGGCCGGTCCCGCCGCGAGCCCGTCGCCCGCGCCGCCGCTGACCCCGCCGACGCCGTTGACGGTGATCGGCACGACGCACAGCGGCGTCTGCCAAACGATCACCGAGCACGCAAATCACGCGATCCAGTCGGCGCTCGACGGCAACCTGGGCCTCGCCGTTCTGATCCACAACATCCGCGCCACGGACTTCGACAACCTCAACACGCTGCAGCAGATGCAAGCGCAGCAGAGCTGGCTGCGCGCCGCCAGCGACATCCGCGTCCAGGCGCACGCGGTCGACGCCGAGATCAAGCTGCTGCGCGCCGAAGCCAACGCGGCGCCGCCGGACGATCCGCGCAAGAACGACCTGCTGGCCTTCGCCAACGCGCTCGGCGGCGCGCTCGCGCACCAAGACCGGGCGGCCGCGGAGTTCGCGAGCGCGGTCCTGGTCCTGCAGGGACGCGTGGCGCGCGCGGCCGTCGCCGACGAGACCGACCAGAGCGACGCGCACACCGGCAACCTGGTGCGCTACGGTGCGCCGGTCCACAACCGTCCTCCGGCCTCGCCCGACATGGATCCGCCGCCGCCCCAGCCCGGCGAGATGAACAGGATCGACGCCCAGCTGGCCGCCGCGCTCGCCCAGAAGTCCGACGCGATCTTGCACGACGAAGGGCTCGCGGCCGACCACGACCTGGGCATGTTGACGGGGTGCTGACGCACTTAGGTCGTTTCGAGCGCTGGTCGTTCGCGGTACGCTCTCTCTGATGTTCCGGGCCTTTTCGCTCGCAGGCGCCGCTCTGGCGTTCTTGCTCGCCGTCCTGGGCAGCTGGGTTCGCATCAACGGAGCCGGGATGACCTGTCCCGACTGGCCCCTCTGCCACGGTCAACTGATCCCGTCGCTCGCCGGCGGGGTCGTGTTCGAATGGTCGCACCGGCTGGTGGCCTTCGTGGTCGGCTGGGTCGTGCTGGCGACGCTGTACCTGGCCTGGCGCGAGCGTGACCGCATCGCCGGCCTGCGCGCGGCGGTCGCCTTCGTGGCCGGCGTCTTCGTCCTGCAGGTCGCGCTGGGCGGCCTGACCGTCTTCCTCTCCAACAGTCCCTGGTCGGTGGTCGTCCACTGGGCCGCGGCGATGCTGCTGCTGGCGGGCTTGACCGTGCTGGCGATTCTGGCGACCGTCGCGCCGCGGCGCATCGTCGTGCAGCACTCGTTCCTGGGCGGGCTGCTGACGGTCTGCGCGCTGCTGGTGCTGGCGACGATGTGCGCCGGCGCCTACGTCAGCTCGAGCGGCGCCGGCCTCGCGTGTTCGACGCTGCCGCTGTGCGACGGCGGCTCGTTGACCGGCACCGGAGCGGCACAGCACGCGCAGATGGTCCACCGCGTCTTCGCCGGCGCGCTGTTCCTGGTCGCGACGGTGGCCGCGTACCTGGCCGCCGCCACGACGCCGCGCGTGCGCACCGCGACGCTGTTCGCCTACGCGCTGATCGTGCTGCAGGTGATGCTCGGCTTCGCCAACGTCGCCTGGGACCTGCCGATGGTGCTGCGCGAAGCGCACGCCGCCAACGCCAGCGCGACGTTCATCGCGTTCATCACCGCGCTGGGCTTTGCCGCGTTCGACGGCACGGTCCCGGTCCGCGTGCGCGCGCGCACGCCGGTGCGCGCTTCGAGTGCCAACGCGCCGAACGCCGCCGGAGCCGGTCAGTGAGCTCGACGCTCGGTCGCGTCGACGGCGTCGCCAGCGCGGCGGGGTCCAGCGGCGGCTGGCGCGGCCGGGTGCACGACTACTACGAGCTGACCAAGCCGCGCATCATCTACCTGCTGCTGATCACGACCTACGCCGCGATGCTCATGGCCGCGCGCGGTCTGCCGCCGCTCGTGCTCACCCTGTGGACGCTGCTCGGCGGCGCGCTCTCCGCGGCCTCGGCCGGCGCGTTCAACTGCGTGTGGGACCGCGACATCGACCGGCTGATGAACCGCACCAAGACGCGTCCGGTCGCGCGCGGTGCGATCCGCGCTCGCGACGCGCTGATCTTTGCGATCGTGGCGCAAGTCGTCGCCTTCGCGCTGCTCTACCGGTTGGTGAATCCGCTTGCCGCATGGCTTTCGCTGGGCGGCAACGTCTACTACGTCGTGATCTACACGATGTGGCTCAAGCGGATCACGCCGCTCAACATCGTCATCGGCGGTGCGGCCGGCGCGGTGCCGCCGCTGGTCGGCTGGGCCGCGGTGACCAACCATCTCGGCTCGCCGGCGTTCGCCCTGTTCGCGGTCATCTTCTTGTGGACGCCGCCGCACTTCTGGGCCTTGGCGCTGATGACGAACGTCGACTACGACAAGGCCGGCATCCCGATGCTGCCCAACGTCGCCGGCGTCGCGCGCACCAAGCGCGAGATCATCATCTACTCGCTGGTCCTGGTCGGCGTCTCGCTGGCGTTCTTCCCGCTGCACGTGCTCGGGCCGTGCTACGGCGGCTGCGCGCTGATCCTCGGTGCCGTCTTCCTGTGGGACGCATGGAAGGTCTCGGGTGACTCCACCAAGCGGCAGGCGCGCGTCCTGTTCAAGTATTCGCTGCTGTACCTGGCGCTGATGTGCGTCGCGATGGTGGCGGACCGCGTGATCTGATCGTGACCGAGGGCGCGTCGACGGCCGCACGCACGACCGTCGCGGGACACGAGGTCGATCCGGGCACGGTCCCGTTGCTGCTGACGCTCGGCCTGGGCGTCTTCGCCGGGGCGCTCGACTTGGGCGTGCTCTCGCCGGCGCTGCCGGCGCTGGGCGCGCAGTTCGGCGTCGGCCCCAGCGCGCTGGCGTGGGTGTTCACGCTCTACCTGCTCGCCAACGTGGTCGCGATTCCGATCGCCTCGACGCTCGCCGACCGCACCGGCCGGCGCGGCGTCTACATCGCCTGCGTGGCGCTGTTCGGCGCCGGCAGCGTCCTGGCGATCGCGGCGCCGTCGTACGGCGTGTTCTTGTTCGCGCGCGCGATCCAAGCGATGGGCGCGGGCGGAATCTTCCCGGTCGCGACCGCGGCGATCGCCGACCGGGTGCCGGTCGAGCGGCGCGGCGCCGCGCTCGGCTTGGTCGCCGCGACGTGGGGCCTGGCGGCGATCGTCGGCCCGGCGTTCGGCGGCGTCGTCACGCGGTACTTGTCATGGCACTGGGTGTTCGTGCTGAACATACCGCTCGCGATCGCGGTGATCGTGCTGGCGCGCACGCGCGTGCCGGCGACCGCGCCGCGCGTGCGCGGGCCGCTCGACGTCGCCGGTCTGATCACGCTGGCGCTCGGCCTGCTCTCGCTGATGAGCTTGCTCACGCGCCTGTACCGCGTCGGCGGCCGCATCGACACGGCGCTGGCGTGGGCGATGCTCGCCGTCGGCGCGATATCGTTCGCGCTCTTCTTCGCCGTCGAACGGCGCGCGGCGCAGCCGGTGATCCCGCCGGCGTTCTTCCGCGATCGCCAACTGCTGGTGACGTATCTGCTCGAGCTGTTCATCGGCGCGCTCGAAGGCTCGCTCTTCTTCGTCCCCGCGGCGTTGGTCGCCGCCGAACATCTCGGCTACGCCGCGGCCGGCGGTGTCGCCGCGCTGGGCGCCATCTGCTTCGTCGTGGTCATCCCGCTCTCGGGCCGCGCGCTCGACGTCGTCGGCAGCCGCGCCGTGCTCGCGGTCGGCACCACGCTCACCGCCGTCGGCTTGGGGATCTTCGCGTTCGGCTTCGCGCACCTGTGGCTGGCGCTGTTGGCGATGGTCGTCGCCGGTCTGGGTTTCGGCTCGCTGCTCGGCGCGCCGACCCGCTACATCATCACCAGCCGCGTCGGTGCCGACCGGCGCGCGTCGGCCGTCGGGCTGCTCTCGATCGTGCTGATCATCGGCCAGATCATCGGCGGCTCGCTGGGCGGCGGCGTCGCCAGCTCGCACGGCTCCGACGTCGCCGGCTACCGCATCGCCTACCTCGTCTTCACGGCCGTCGCCGTCGCCGCGACGCTGCTCACGTTCGCGCTCGCCTCCCACGCCGCCGAACGCGCGGCTCAGACGACGAGAGCGACAGGGTAGGGGACTGATTCTGCCCAACGTTTTCGCCCTGGCTTTGTAACCGCAAAGCGAGTTTTTGGCCTTCGCTTCCGGGGTGAACGATGGTGAAGAACGCGGCTCCACGGGCGGCAACGTATGCCAAGAGCGCAGGGCGCTTTCTCTTCGTCGCCCTCGTCACTTCGGCTGCGCTCTATTTCGTCGAGCAGAGCATCGGGTTGGCTGCCAAGGCCCTCGTGTCTCTCGACGTCCTCCTCGGCGTTGGGAGCGCGGGTCTGATCGAAGTGATGCTCCGTCGGTACGGCGGGCGCAAGTCGCCGTGAAGGCCGCAATAACAGGAATACTCCTCGCGGTCGCTCTGGTTCTCTCTGCGCAGATGGCTTGGAGCGCCGCGATGGTGGTTTCCGGCGTCGTGCGTTACCCGTCAGGAGCCCCCGTTGCTGGCGCTATCGTCTCGCTCCAACTCGTCAATGGAGGCCTCGTGACCAGGACCGACGCGAGCGGTCACTTCTTGGTTCAGGTCGATCCCGCGCAAGTTACGAGCCTTACCATCTCGAGGGAAGGGTTCACGGTGCAGACCCTCAGCGGCAACGCGTTCCGGGCCGCCCTGGTCGGTCCACTCGGTCTGGTCGTAGTACTCGGGGCTCGGCCCTTTTCGGCGCCATCGGCGACGCGGCCACCAACGACCGCGGGAGCCGTGGGACCGAAGCCGCCTATCCAGGATTCACTCTTTGGATTCTTCACGCGCGCGACGTCGATTGCACGGCGACCGTACTACGGCCGGTACACCTATGTGCTGTTCCCGAGACAAGACCGGCGATCGACTGTCTTTCTCGGGCGAATCGTGGCGCGGTTCCGACAATCGAACCAGCCGATATCCGGGGCTCCGCCGGGGCTTGTGAATACGCGGGCCTACAACCTCTTTGTCCTTCCGGCACGGCCGGCGATCGAGACACTGCACTTGAGCGTGCTCGAGTCGCTAGATGCGACGGGATTCGCGCACACGGTTGCTCTCTTCTACGATACGACGACGGCAACCAATTTACTAGACTCGTATTGCGCGAAGTCTAGTCGCCCCTCACAACGAGCTTGCTGGGCACCTCGTGGACGCGGACCGTTCCTTCTCATCGCGCTCAGGCCGTTCAAGCATTGGAGTGCCGTCGACTCGGCGGCAACCGTCATACCGTGCGATCTCTCGGATATCGACGAGCACGACTTCGACACCGTAATCGATGTCATACAGAGGGCGTACAATACTGCGCTTCCCCCGGATCAGGACCTGCCGATGCCGGTCTTGCTGACCAGGCTGTCGCCGGTTCTCTACAAGATCTCCGGGTCTCTCGATGCCGTCGGGCCAACACTTTTCGCATTCATCGACAAATTGAAACCCTAGTCGGGAACGAAGCGGGGGTCGGCGCCGGGCGGGAAGACGACGTAGACGCGCTTCCAGGGTTGGTCGTCGATGAGACGCCATTCGTGGCCGGTGCCGTCGACGTCGAGGGCAACGAGGACGTCGCCGGGACGGATGACGCACGTCTCGCCGGTTTTCGTGGTGAATTCGAGCGTGCCGCTGAGCGTGACGACGTATTGGCGGTGCGGCGCGTTGTGCCAGTCCAGCGACGCGTGCGCCGGCGTCTCGCGAAAGAGGACGGAGACGGCGTCGACCATCGTGTAGTCGGCGATCGCGCCGCGCTCGACGTGTGAGTTGCCGTCGGCCCCGGTCGTGAGCCGGTACGCACGGATCATGCGTGCGTCTTACGCGTTCTCGACGAAAACCTTGCGGCCAGCCGGCACAGCAGGTAGACGAACGCGGCGGCGACCACCAGCACGACGGCGAGATCCCCCAAGCCGCCGAAACGCGCGAGCGTGTCGCCGCTGTGGCCGTCGAGAGCGTCGATTTGCGCCAACAGCTCGTCGGGCGTCCACGCGGTGCCGCCGCGCATGGCGACGATCGTGCCGGTGCGATCGATCGTGACGGTGTTCTCCGCGTGGATGATGCCGACGGCCGGGTCCGGGATGGCCGTGATGCCGAAGCGCGCGGCGAAATCGAGCGTCGGATCAGCGTCGCCGACGACCAGCGTCCAGCGGCGCGGGTCTTGGCCGAAGATCCGGCCGTAGCGGCGCAACACGGGCGGCCGGTCGTAGGCGGGATCGAGCGAGACCTCGACCAGCCGCAACGGACGGTTTCCCGCACTGTCCTGGAGGCGGCGGAACTTCGCGCTGATCAGCGGGCACATGCGCGCGTCCCGGCAACGCGTGTAGACGAAGGCCAGGACGACGTTCCGGCCGCGCAGCGACGAGAAGCGGAACGGCCGTCCCTCTTGATCGACGAAGGAAGGGACGTCGGGAACGCGGTCGCCGACGCGCAGCGGCGTCACGTGGCGCGGCGGTGAGCTGCCCGTATCGGTCAGCGGCTCGGTCGCCGTGCTGACCACGTTGCGCAGGGTCCACGGGTGGGTCCGGGTGTCGACCTCGGCGTCGATGGTGGCGCCGGCTTGCAGTTGTGCGGCCCGCGCGCGGGGAACGATACGGAACGGCATCGTCATCGCCGGCATCGATCCGAACGCGTCATGGCGAACGACGGCCGTCCCGTCTTTCGCGCTGACCGCGAGGACGACGCCGTGCAGGCGAGCGGCCGCGCCGGCCGTCCCTGGGATCACCCACATGATCGACACGAGCAGCATCATCCACGGGATCAAACCGAGCCGGCTCAGCGCCGACGATCGTGCGCGCACGCTCATTCGCCGCCCGTGGACGCGCAGCGAACGCGCGGTCGTGCTGTGGGGGTTCTTCGGCCGGCTGGCCATCGCGATCGAACCGCTGCTCTGTGGGCTGGTGTTCGCCGCGATCACCATCGGTGTGTTCATGGCGCCGCGGCTTTCGCCCAGATGGGTCAATCCCGACATCGTCATCATCGCCCCGGTCTTCGGCTTGGGCGTCATCGGCTGCGCGGTCTGGGCGCTCGGCGTCATGTTGGCGCCGGCGCGCGCGCTGCTCCACACGATGCGGCCGATCTACCGGGTCGACGGGTACATTCGCTATCGCCCGCGCGACGCCCACTCGGCCGCGAGCGAGAACGGCTACGTCGCGGTGCTCACCGAGGCGAGTGTGGTCGCCTGCGAGTGGCCGACGCTCGGCCCCGCCGAGCTGCCCTCGCTCAGCCGCCCGGCGCTGTGCGAGTTCTCCGAGTACGGCGGCGTTCACACCGTCGACGGCCGCCCGACCGGCGTGTTGCCGCGTCGTATCCCCGCGCTGGGCGTCGGCATCTCGCCGCGCAAGAGGGAGATCGTCTGATGTACATCTCGGTCATCACGCTCTACGTCGGCGACGTCGAACGCGCGATCGCGTTCTACACCGAGAAGCTCGGCTGGACCAAGACGATGGACGCCGCGATGGGCCCGGACATGCGCTGGGTGACGGTCGCGCCGCCCGGCGAGAAGACGCAGTTCACGCTGTTCCTCGATGCCGACGAACCCCGCGACGAGGGCAAGGTCATCATCGAGGTCGAGGACGTCGAAAAAACCGCCGCGCAGCTCACGCAGCGCGGCGTCGAGATCACGACTCCGCCGCGGCAAGAGCCGTGGGGCGGATGGGCGATGTTCAAGGACTCCGAGGGCAACCTCCTCGGGCTGCACTCGCCGCCGAGAGGCTAACCGAGCTTCAGGTTCAGCGTGTTGCTGGCCGGCCACAAGTGGCCGTAGCCGGACGTCGAGAGCACCATCGCGGCGACGGCGAAGATCAGGATGACACCGCACACGCCGGCCCAGATCACGAGCGACGGAATGCCGCTCGAGATCGGGACGCCGCGGTCGTCGGTTGGATCGTGCATGCGCTAGACTCCCGTGCTCGGCGTCGACGGCGAGACGTGCGGCAGAATGCCCAGACACGCCAGGATGACCAAA
This region includes:
- a CDS encoding SCO family protein, which produces MMLLVSIMWVIPGTAGAAARLHGVVLAVSAKDGTAVVRHDAFGSMPAMTMPFRIVPRARAAQLQAGATIDAEVDTRTHPWTLRNVVSTATEPLTDTGSSPPRHVTPLRVGDRVPDVPSFVDQEGRPFRFSSLRGRNVVLAFVYTRCRDARMCPLISAKFRRLQDSAGNRPLRLVEVSLDPAYDRPPVLRRYGRIFGQDPRRWTLVVGDADPTLDFAARFGITAIPDPAVGIIHAENTVTIDRTGTIVAMRGGTAWTPDELLAQIDALDGHSGDTLARFGGLGDLAVVLVVAAAFVYLLCRLAARFSSRTRKTHA
- a CDS encoding MFS transporter, whose translation is MRRDGGGPRDLIVTEGASTAARTTVAGHEVDPGTVPLLLTLGLGVFAGALDLGVLSPALPALGAQFGVGPSALAWVFTLYLLANVVAIPIASTLADRTGRRGVYIACVALFGAGSVLAIAAPSYGVFLFARAIQAMGAGGIFPVATAAIADRVPVERRGAALGLVAATWGLAAIVGPAFGGVVTRYLSWHWVFVLNIPLAIAVIVLARTRVPATAPRVRGPLDVAGLITLALGLLSLMSLLTRLYRVGGRIDTALAWAMLAVGAISFALFFAVERRAAQPVIPPAFFRDRQLLVTYLLELFIGALEGSLFFVPAALVAAEHLGYAAAGGVAALGAICFVVVIPLSGRALDVVGSRAVLAVGTTLTAVGLGIFAFGFAHLWLALLAMVVAGLGFGSLLGAPTRYIITSRVGADRRASAVGLLSIVLIIGQIIGGSLGGGVASSHGSDVAGYRIAYLVFTAVAVAATLLTFALASHAAERAAQTTRATG
- a CDS encoding VOC family protein → MYISVITLYVGDVERAIAFYTEKLGWTKTMDAAMGPDMRWVTVAPPGEKTQFTLFLDADEPRDEGKVIIEVEDVEKTAAQLTQRGVEITTPPRQEPWGGWAMFKDSEGNLLGLHSPPRG
- a CDS encoding carboxypeptidase-like regulatory domain-containing protein, whose product is MKAAITGILLAVALVLSAQMAWSAAMVVSGVVRYPSGAPVAGAIVSLQLVNGGLVTRTDASGHFLVQVDPAQVTSLTISREGFTVQTLSGNAFRAALVGPLGLVVVLGARPFSAPSATRPPTTAGAVGPKPPIQDSLFGFFTRATSIARRPYYGRYTYVLFPRQDRRSTVFLGRIVARFRQSNQPISGAPPGLVNTRAYNLFVLPARPAIETLHLSVLESLDATGFAHTVALFYDTTTATNLLDSYCAKSSRPSQRACWAPRGRGPFLLIALRPFKHWSAVDSAATVIPCDLSDIDEHDFDTVIDVIQRAYNTALPPDQDLPMPVLLTRLSPVLYKISGSLDAVGPTLFAFIDKLKP
- a CDS encoding heme o synthase produces the protein MSSTLGRVDGVASAAGSSGGWRGRVHDYYELTKPRIIYLLLITTYAAMLMAARGLPPLVLTLWTLLGGALSAASAGAFNCVWDRDIDRLMNRTKTRPVARGAIRARDALIFAIVAQVVAFALLYRLVNPLAAWLSLGGNVYYVVIYTMWLKRITPLNIVIGGAAGAVPPLVGWAAVTNHLGSPAFALFAVIFLWTPPHFWALALMTNVDYDKAGIPMLPNVAGVARTKREIIIYSLVLVGVSLAFFPLHVLGPCYGGCALILGAVFLWDAWKVSGDSTKRQARVLFKYSLLYLALMCVAMVADRVI
- a CDS encoding COX15/CtaA family protein, coding for MFRAFSLAGAALAFLLAVLGSWVRINGAGMTCPDWPLCHGQLIPSLAGGVVFEWSHRLVAFVVGWVVLATLYLAWRERDRIAGLRAAVAFVAGVFVLQVALGGLTVFLSNSPWSVVVHWAAAMLLLAGLTVLAILATVAPRRIVVQHSFLGGLLTVCALLVLATMCAGAYVSSSGAGLACSTLPLCDGGSLTGTGAAQHAQMVHRVFAGALFLVATVAAYLAAATTPRVRTATLFAYALIVLQVMLGFANVAWDLPMVLREAHAANASATFIAFITALGFAAFDGTVPVRVRARTPVRASSANAPNAAGAGQ